A genomic stretch from Echeneis naucrates chromosome 6, fEcheNa1.1, whole genome shotgun sequence includes:
- the pou3f2b gene encoding POU domain, class 3, transcription factor 2 translates to MATAASNHYNILTSSASIVHSEPGSMQQATAYRDAQSLLQSDYPLQSNSHTLSHAHQWITALSHGEGAPWSSSPLGAEQDIKPAVQGAREEMHNSSSNLQHQTRPPHLVHQTHGNHHDGRAWRTTTAAHIPSMATTNGQSLIYSQPGFSVNGLIPSSGQGMHHHNLRDSHDDHHSPHLSEHGHPPSQHQHQHRPQSHHDHSDEDTPTSDDLEQFAKQFKQRRIKLGFTQADVGLALGTLYGNVFSQTTICRFEALQLSFKNMCKLKPLLNKWLEEADSTSGSPTSLDKIAAQGRKRKKRTSIEVSVKGALESHFLKCPKPAASEIITLADSLHLEKEVVRVWFCNRRQKEKRMTPPGGALPGSEDVYGDTPPHHGVQTPVQ, encoded by the coding sequence ATGGCGACCGCAGCGTCTAACCACTACAACATCCTCACCTCCAGCGCATCCATCGTGCACTCGGAGCCCGGCAGCATGCAGCAAGCCACGGCATACCGGGACGCGCAGAGCCTGTTGCAGAGCGACTACCCGCTGCAGAGCAACAGCCACACGCTCAGCCACGCACACCAGTGGATCACGGCGCTGTCCCACGGAGAGGGAGCCCCGTGGTCCTCCAGCCCGCTCGGCGCGGAGCAGGACATCAAACCCGCGGTGCAGGGCGCCCGGGAGGAGATGCACAACTCCAGCAGCAACCTGCAGCACCAGACGCGGCCGCCCCACCTGGTGCACCAGACGCACGGGAACCACCACGACGGCCGGGCATGGAGAACCACCACCGCGGCGCACATACCGAGCATGGCGACGACGAACGGCCAGAGCCTTATTTACTCCCAGCCGGGCTTCAGCGTTAACGGGCTGATCCCGAGCAGCGGCCAGGGGATGCACCATCACAACCTAAGAGACAGTCATGACGACCACCACAGTCCGCACCTCAGCGAGCACGGCCACCCTCCGTCccagcatcagcaccagcaCCGGCCGCAGAGCCACCACGACCACTCGGACGAGGATACGCCGACCTCGGACGACTTGGAGCAGTTCGCCAAGCAGTTCAAGCAGCGGAGGATCAAGCTGGGTTTCACGCAGGCGGACGTGGGACTCGCCCTGGGGACCCTGTACGGAAATGTGTTTTCCCAAACCACCATATGCAGGTTTGAGGCCCTGCAGCTCAGCTTCAAAAACATGTGCAAGCTGAAGCCTCTGTTGAACAAGTGGCTGGAGGAGGCGGACTCCACCTCGGGCAGCCCGACCAGCCTGGACAAAATCGCGGCGcaggggaggaaaaggaaaaaacggACTTCAATCGAGGTAAGCGTAAAGGGAGCTTTGGAGAGCCATTTTTTGAAGTGCCCTAAACCGGCAGCGTCGGAAATAATCACCCTGGCGGACAGTCTGCACCTGGAGAAAGAAGTGGTGAGGGTTTGGTTTTGTAacaggagacagaaggagaaacgCATGACCCCTCCAGGAGGAGCTCTGCCGGGGAGCGAGGATGTGTACGGGGACACGCCGCCGCACCACGGGGTCCAGACACCGGTCCAATGA